The Burkholderia cepacia genomic interval CCTGTCTGCGCGCCGCAACTCGACGCCCGGCCGGCGTCGGCCGCCCCCGATCTCGCCGACGTGGTCGGCCAGCGCGGTGCCCGCCGCGCGCTGGAAGTCGCGGCCGCGGGCGGCCATCACATGCTGATGGTCGGGCCGCCGGGTGCCGGCAAGTCGATGCTGGCCGCACGGCTGCCGGGCCTCCTGCCGCCGCTGACCGACGACGAGGCGCTGACGTCGGCGGCGCTCCTCTCCGCGAGCCGCCTCGGCTTCTCGCCCGCGCAATGGCGGCAGCGGCCGTTTCGCACGCCGCATCATTCGTCGAGCGCCGCCGCGCTGGTGGGCGGCCGCAACCCGCCGCAACCGGGCGAAATCACGCTCGCCCATCTCGGCGTGCTGTTTCTCGACGAACTCCCGGAATTCGACCGGCACGTACTCGAAATGCTGCGCGAGCCGCTGGAAGCCGGCCGCATCACGATCTCGCGCGCGGCGCAGCAGGCCGACTTCCCGGCCGCATGCCAGCTGATCGCCGCGATGAATCCCTGCCCGTGCGGCTGGCACGGCGATCCGTCCGGCCGCTGCCGCTGCACGCCGGACGTCGCCGCGCGCTACCTGCGCAAGCTGTCGGGGCCGCTCGTCGATCGCATCGACATCCAGATCGACCTGCCCGCGCTGTCGCCGGCCGAACTCGCGTCGCGCGCGACGGCGCCCGGCGAGCCGAGTGCCGCGGTGGCCGCACGGGTCGCACACGCGCGTGCGCTGCAGCTCGACCGGCAAGGCAAGACGAACCACATGCTGAGCGGCCGCGAGACCGACGATCTCTGCCGGCCGACCGACGAAGGCGAGCGGCTGCTGCGCGAGGCCGGCGAGCGTTTCGGCTGGTCGGCGCGCGCGTATTACCGTGTGCTGAAGGTCGCGCGGACGATCGCCGACCTGGCCGGCGACCCGCTGCCGACGGCCGCGCAGATCGCCGAGGCGATCCGCTACCGGCGCGCGCTGACGGCGCTGTGAGTGCCCTCGGAGGACAAAATCTGGCTGTCAAGACTTGACTTATGCACAATTCCACAAATCCGGCCCCGGATTGCGTCGTGACGGGCAATACTTGATACGCGGTTCGCATGCCATTGTTTTGATTGACTTTTCTTGAACGGCAAGCCGCTGCTCAAGCAGGCCGGAAGGCCGCCCGGCGCGGGCGGGCGGCAGATTCGGGCAACTTTTCAACAAAGTTATCCACATGCGCTGTGGATAGTCGAAAAAACCTCGCAAAATCCGGCGACTAGCGCCGAAAGTTGCGAACGAACTTTCAGTCGGCGAAGACGCTCCGAGGCGCCCTCGCCCGCCGTGTTCAGTCGAGCTTGAACGACCCGAAAAACTGGTCGAGCTGCTCCTGGGCAAGCGGCCCGTCGGCGATCACGACGGCCTGGTACGCATGCCGGCCGCGCGCGGCCAGCCGTGCGACGATCGTCTTGCGCGCGCGATCGCCGCCGGCGGCCGCGCCCGCGATGCGCAGCTCGAGCCCGTTCACCGCGCCGCCGGACGCAAGCGGCACCGGCACCGCAGCCGTCTGCGGCGCGCCGTCGAGGTTGCGCGACAGCCCGGTGCGCAGGAACTCGAGCGCCGCGCGGCGCGTGTCGTCGCTGTCGTCCGGCAGCGTCAGCGTGCCGACCGCGAACACCGCACCGTCCACGTGCGCGGCCTGCATCCGCATCGGCATCGACGCGCCGCCGATCGCCACCGGCTGCTGCTCGACGGTCGGCTTCGCCGGCAGGTCGACCGTGTAGCCGGCGTCGTTGTGCAGCGTGCGCCAGTCGTACGACGGCGAGCACGCGGCCAGCGCGACGCTCATGCACGCGAGCGCGGCGAAGTGCCGCAGCGGACGGAAACGACGAAAAAGGGGGCGCAACGAATCGGTGACTTCCTTCGGCATGACGCGGATCGAAGCAGGCAAAGCGTGCATTATCCGTCGAACGGCCATCCGCGAATGCGCGGCGGCCTCCGGTGCGCGCGCCGCATTCGCGCTAAAATGAGCGCCGAATTTCGACCGCGATGTCCTGCGCCGTCGACCGACTCCGAGAGCCCCGCAGATGAACTCCACGCCTCCCACCCAGGGCCGCCGCGCCAGCCCGATGCGCTATGTCGCGGCCGTCGTCGTCGTGGCGGCGATCGCCGTTGCCGGCTTCTTCGCGTTCAACGGCAAGTCCACCGTGCCGGACGCCACGTTCACGCTGCTGTCGGGCCAGAAGGTCTCGACCGCAGGCGACCTGAAAGGCAAGGTCTATCTCGTGAACTTCTGGGCGACGAGCTGCGCGACCTGCATGCAGGAAATGCCGCAGATGGTCGATACCTATAATCGCTTCAAGGGTCAGGGGCTGGAATTCGTCGCGGTCGCGATGAACTACGATCCGCCGATGTACGTCGCGAACTATGCGCAGACGCGCCAGCTGCCGTTCAAGGTCGCGCTCGACGACGGCAGCGTCGCAAAGCAGTTCGGCAACGTGCAGCTCACGCCGACGACCTTCGTCGTCGACAAGGACGGCAAGATCCTGAAGCGCTATGTCGGCGCACCGCAGTTCGCGGAGCTCGACGCGCTGCTCAAGAAGGCACTCGACAGCAACGCGGCCTGAGCGCCCGCCCGATACCGGCCGACAGGCGCGCAATGCGCGCGTCGCCGCAAGCAGGGCCCCAACACGGACCGCATGACCGGACAGCACCGGGTTCCGCGGTCCGTTTTCGTTTCAGCGGTCCTTTCAGCGGTCTGTTTCGCCTTTCGCCGACAGCCCGTAGCGTTTCATCTTCTCGTACAGCGTCGCCTTGCCGACATGCAGCCGGTCGGCCGTCGCGGCGACCGCACCGCCCGTCTGGTTCAGCGCCTCGGCGATCACCGCGCGCTCGAATTGCTCGATGCGCTCCTTCAGCGTCTGCTCGTTGTCGACGTCGCTGCCGTTCGCGCCGGTCTCCTGCGACATGTCGGCCACGCCGAGCACGAAGCGGTCGGCCGCGTTGCGCAGCTCGCGCACGTTGCCGGGCCAGTCGCGCTGCATCAGGCTCGCGCGCTGCCGGTCGGTCAGCACCGGCGCGGGCCGCGCGTAACGCACGGCCGCATCGAGCATGAAGTGCTCGAACAGCGGCACGATGTCCTCGCGGCGCTCGGCAAGCGGCGGCAGCGCGATCGTCACGACGTTGAGCCGGTACAGCAGGTCGCGCCGGAACGTGCCGGCCGCGACGAGCTCGCTCATGTCGCCCTTCGCGGCCGCGACGACGCGGCAGTTCACGCGGATCGGCTGGTTCGAGCCGAGCCGCTCCAGCACGCCGTCCTGCAGCACGCGCAGCAGCTTCACCTGCAGCGCGAGCGGCATGCTTTCGATTTCATCGAGGAACAAGGTGCCGCCGGATGCGTACTCGAGCTTGCCGACCCGGCGCTTCGCGGCGCCGGTGAACGCGCCGGGCTCGTAGCCGAACATCTCCGATTCGAACATCGGCTCGGGCAGCGCGCCGCAGTTCACCGCGATGAACGGCTTGTCGCGGCGCGGCGACAGCTCGTGCAGGCTGCGCGCGATCAGTTCCTTGCCGGCACCCGTGTCGCCGTTGATCAGCACCGACGCGTCGGTCGGCGCGACGTTCGCGATCAGCTTGCGCACCTGCTCGATCGCGGGGCTGCGACCGATGATGCGCGGCGCGACGACGTTCTGCCCGGCGAGCTCGCGCCGCAGCGCGTGGTTCTCGAGCACGAGCTCGCGCCGCTCGAGCGCACGGCGCACCGTCTCGATCAGGCGCTCGGCCGCGAACGGTTTTTCGATGAAGTCGTACGCGCCGTCGCGCATCGCCTGCACGGCCATCGAGATGTCGCCGTGCCCGGTGACGAGGATCACGGGCACGTCGGGCACGCGCTCGCGGCACTGCGCGAGCACGTCGAGCCCGCTCGCGCCCGGCAGCCGGATGTCGCTGACGATCGCGCCGGCGGTATCCGCGACGATCGCCTTCTCGGCTGCCTCGGCCGACTCGAAGCCGGCGACGTCGAACCCCGCCAGCTGAAGGCTCTGCACGCTTGCCCGGCGAACGAGCGCATCGTCTTCGATATAGATCACTTGCAGGCGGTTGGCCATCGTACTCACTTGCTCCTGATGGGCGGGCGCGGGTCGCTTCACGCCGATTGCCGGTCGATTCGGCGCGCGGGAGGCGGCTAGCGCGAGCCCGCCGGCTCGGACACGGAGTCCGGATGATGCGTGCGGGCGCGCCGCAGCGTCAAGACGAACAGCGCACCGCCCGACGGCGCGTTGCGTGCGGTCAGCGCACCGCCCGCGTCGCTCGCGATCGACGACGAGATCGCGAGCCCGAGCCCGAGCCCGCGCCCCATTTCCTTGGTCGTGAAAAACGGCTCGAACAGGCGCGGCAGCAGGTCGGGCGCGATGCCGCTGCCGTTGTCGCGCACCTCGACCGCGAGCGTCGCCGCCGACACCGCGATCGTCACCTCGATCCGTGGAGCGGCCGTCCGAGGGGCGCCCCCCGCCGCGACCGCGTCGAGCGCGTTGCCGAGCAGGTTGATCAGCACCTGTTCGAGGCGCAGGTCCTCGCAGCGCGCGACGAGCTCCGGATGGTCGTTCGCGAGATCGAGCGGCGCGTCCCGCACGGGCGACACCGCGTCATCCCGCAGCGTCAGCACCAGCTCGACGCCGCGCAGGCGCTCGTCGAGCAACGACAGCACGCTGCGCAGCGCGCGCACGACGAGCGCCTGCTCGTTGCGCGGCTTCGCGCGGCCGACGAACAGCTTCAGCTGGTTCGTGATCTTGCCCATCCGCTCCGTGAGCGCGGCGATCGCCTCGAGGTTCTCGCGCGCGGCCGCCTGCTCGCCGCGATCGAGCAGCACACGCGTGTTGTCCGAAAAACTGCGCAGCGCCGCGAGCGGCTGGTTCAGTTCGTGCGTGATGCCTGCCGCCATCTGGCCAAGCGCGGCGAGCTTGCTCGCCTGGATCAGTTCGTCGTGCGCGGCGCGCAGTTCCTGTTCCGCGCGGATCCGGTCGCCGACCTCCTTCTGCAGTTGCTCGTTCGCTTCCGACAGGTCGGCCGTGCGCTCCTCGACGCGCCGGTTCAACTCCGCGTACGCCTGCTGTAATAGCGCGCGGCCTCGAATCATTTCGCGCACGCGCGCACGGCGCATCCGCCAGTAGAACGCGAGCAGCGCGACCGACACGAAGCCGAAGCCCGTGACGATCGTCGCGTTGCGCGCGTCGGCGTCGACGGGCGCGATCGGCGCCAGCGTGACGAGCAGCCAGTCTGGCTCGCCGATCCGGCGCTTGGTCGCGAGGTAGCGCGGCGCGCGCAGGCCCGCGCCGAGACGCACGATCTCCGCATCGGGGCCCAGCACCTGCTCGATGCGCAGCGGCAACGGCGTGACAGGCTGCTGCGCGTACTGGCGCGTCTCGTAGATCGACGCGGCAACGGGCCCCGTCAGCGGCCGCAGCGTGTGGTACTTCCACGCGGGCACCGACGACAGGAACACGACGCCGTGGTCGTCCGCGACGACGAGCGGCTCGGACGCATCGGCGCCCTGGAACCATTCGAGATTGAGCTTCACGACGACGACGCCCGCGATCCTGCCGTCGCGCCACACGGGCTGCGAGATGTAGTAGCCGGGATCGCGCGAGATCGTGCCGATCCCGAAGAAGCGGCCGACCTGACCGTTCATCGCATCGAGGAAATACGGGCGGAAGCGGTATTCGATCCCGACGAAGCTGTCGGGTGCGCGCCAGTTGCTGGCGGCGACACACAGCCCGTCCGCGCCGATCACGTAGGTGACGGTCGCGTGCGCGTGTTCGTTGAGGTCTTCGAGATAGCGGTTGACGCGTGCGGTGTAGTCGGCGCGCTTCGGCTCGGCGAGCAGGTCCTGCACGTACGGATGGCTGCCGAGCAGATAAGGCAGCGATTCATAGCGGTCGAGCGTGCTCTTGAGCGCGTTGGTGGTGCGGTCGACGCGCACCGCGGCGTTGCGCTGCAACTCTGCGACGCCGCGCCGCCAGGTGATCGTCCACGTCAGCGTGCACGCCGCGGCGAGCGCGGCGGCAAGCACGACGAGAATGAGCAGGCGGCGCGTCACGGTCGAGGCTTCCTGGCGATGCGGATCGCCTATTGTGTCATAGGCCTCCACCTGCCCGCCCTGGCCGCCGCGGGCCGCACCGCCCGCGGGCGATGCTGCCGCCTGCTCCTTCATGACGTCAGACGCCGGCCGTCTCGGTCGGCGTGTGACTTCGCCGCCGCCCTTCAGCGCCTGGCGCAGCTTGTTGCGGTCGAGTTCCTTTTCCCACGCCGACACGACGACCGTCGCGACGCCGTTGCCGACGATGTTGGTCAGCGCGCGGCATTCGCTCATGAAGCGGTCGATGCCGAGGATCAGCACCATGCCCGACAGCGGGATCGTCGGCACGACGGCGAGCGTCGCGGCGAGCGTGATGAAGCCCGCGCCCGTGACGCCGCTCGCGCCCTTCGACGTCAGCATCGCGACGGCCAGCAGCGTGAGCTGCTGCATCCACGTCAGTTCGATGTTGGTCGCCTGCGCGATGAACAGCACGGCCATCGTCATGTAGATGTTGGTGCCGTCGAGGTTGAACGAATAGCCGGTCGGCACGACGAGGCCGACGACCGAACGCGAGCAGCCGGCCTTCTCGAGCTTTTCCATCAGCTGCGGCAGCGCGGCTTCCGACGAGCTCGTGCCGAGCACGATCAGCAGCTCTTCCTTGATGTACGACACGAAGCGGATGATCGAGAAGCCCGTGACGCGGGCGATCGTGCCGAGCACGACGAGCACGAACACGACCGACGTCAGGTAGAACGTGCCGATCAGCTTGAGCAACGGCACCAGCGAGCCGACGCCGTACTTGCCGATCGTGAACGCCATCGCGCCGAACGCGCCGATCGGTGCCAGCTTCGTGACGATGTGCACGATGCCGAACAGCACGCGCGTGAGCCCGTCGATGAAGTCGGTGACGACCTTGCCGCGCTCGCCGAGGTGCGCGAGCACGCTGCCGAACAGCAGTGCGATCAGCAGGATCTGCAGGATCTCGCCCTGCGCGAACGCATCGACCATCGTGTTCGGGATGATGTGCATCAGGAAGTCGACCGTCGACTGCCCGTGCGCCTTCGCCGCGTATGACGCGACGGCCTTGCCGTCGAGCGTCGCCGGATCGATGTTGAAGCCGACGCCCGGACGCAGGATGTGCGTGGCCGCGAGGCCGAGCACCAGCGCGAAGGTCGACACGATCTCGAAGTACAGGAGTGCCTTGCCGCCGACGCGGCCCACCTTCTTCATGTCCTCCATGCCGGCGATGCCGGTGACGACCGTACAGAAGATGATCGGGCCGATGACCATCTTGATCAGCTTGATGAAGCCGTCGCCGAGCGGCTTCATGTCGGTGGCGAGCGCCGGGTAGTAGTGGCCGAGGATCACGCCGACGATGATGGCGAAGATCACCTGCACATAGAGCACTTTGTAGAAGGGTTTCTTCTTCACGATGGTTCCTGCTGAAGTAGATGAGCCGGTGGAAACGGCGTCACGCGCGCGGACGAATGTCAGGGGAGACAAATCGCCCGCGCGGCTGCCGTGCCGCAACAAGCGATGCCTCAGGACATCCGGAGGGGGAGGAAGGCAGTGGTCATCGGTTGTCTCCTGTCGATTGGAGTTAGCGCTTCAGCGCTTACTCCAGTCCCATGCATAGCTGCTTGCTGTAGTAGTTCGGCCGGGGGATGGCCGTGCGTTTTATATCGCAAGGTCGATGCCAGGTTCCCGTAACCTCTCAAGCCATTGTTTTCATTGTATTTCTCACCATGCGGCAGGCAAGGAAATCCGGGTTTCCGGATTTCCGGAAAATATCCGTCCGGGGATTCGGACGGATGGGTGATTTCTTCAGATGAATCAATGCCGCACCGCCTCGCCCGCCAGCACCCCCGTCTGCGCATAAAACTCCTGCTGCGCGAACGCACCACGCTCGCGCCTTGCACGCTCGCCGCGATCCGCGAGCGAGCCGACGACGATCCCGACGAACGCGAGCGGCACCGACACGAGCGCCGGGTTGTCGAGGAACACCGGCGCGTGCGCATGGTGCAGCACATCGACCCACACCGACTTCGACAGCACCGTGAGCGTGACCGCCGACACGAGGCCGAGGCCGCCGCCGAGCACTGCGCCGCGCGTCGTCATCCCGCGCCAGAAAATCGACATCGCGAGCACCGGGAAATTCGCGCTCGCGGCCACCGCCGCGACGAGGCCGACCATGAACGCGACATTCACGTGCTCGAACAGGATCGACAACCCGATCGCGACCGCCGACAGCACGATCGTCGCCGCGCGCGAGATGCGCATCTCGAAGCGCTCGTCGGGCTTGCCGCGCGCCCACATCTGCGCGTACAGGTCATGCGAGATCGTCGTCGCGCCGGCAAGCGTGAGGCCCGCGACCACCGCGAGGATCGTCGCGAACGTGACCGCCGCGATGAAGCCGTAGAACCAGTTCCCGCCGACCGCCTGCGCGAGCTTCACCGCGACCATGTTCGAGCCGCCGAGCAGGTCGTGCGTCAGGTTGAACGAACCGTCGGTGCCCAGCTTGAAGAACTCCGGATGCTGCGCGAGCAGCACGATCGCCGAGAAGCCGATCACGAAGGTCAGCAGGTAGAAGTAGCCGATGAAGCCGGTCGCGTAAAGCACCGACTTGCGCGCCTCCTTCGCGTTCGGCACCGTGAAGAAGCGCATCAGGATGTGCGGGAAGCCGGCCGTGCCGAACATCAGCGCGATGCCGAGCGACAGCGCGTTGGCCGGATCGCGGATCAGCTTGCCGGGCCCCATGATCGACAGCGCGCCCGGATGCACGGCCACCGCGCGGCGGAACATCTCGTCGACGCTGAAGCCGAATTCGGCGAGCGCGAGCAGGACGAGCAGCGTCGCGCCGCACAGCAGCAGCACGGCCTTGATCACCTGCACCCAGGTGGTCGCGGTCATCCCGCCGAAGAACACGTAGACGACCATCAGCACGCCGACGATCAGCTCGGCCGTACCGTACGACAGCCCGAACAGCAGCTGGATCAGCTTGCCCGCGCCGACCATCTGCACGACGAGGTACAGCACGACGATGGTCAGCGAATTGGCGGACGTCAGCAGCCGGATCGGCCGCTGTGCGAAACGGTACGCAACGACGTCGACGAACGTGAACTTGCCGAGATTGCGCAGCGGTTCGGCGATCAGGAACATCACGAACGGCCAGCCGACGAGAAAGCCGATCGAGTAGATGAGCCCGTCGAAGCCGAACATGAACACCATCCCCGACAGCCCGAGGAACGACGCGGCCGACATGTAGTCGCCCGCGATCGCGAGCCCGTTCTGCAGCCCGGTGATGCCGCCGCCGGCCGTGTAGAAGTCGCGCGTCGAGCGCGTGCGGCGCGCGGCCCAGCGCGTGAGCGCGAGCGTCGCGAACACGAACGCGAAGAACATCCCGATCGCGACCGGGTTCAGTTCGACCTTGTCGGGCATCGGGCCCGCGACCGATACCGCATGCGCGGCAGCGGGAACGAAAGCGGCAAGCGCGCCAAGCGCGAACGAGGAACGACGCATCATGGCCTCCGTCACGAACGCTGGAGAATCGCTGCGACCGCGCGGTCGAACGCACGGTTCGCGCGCAGCACGTAACACGCGGTCAGCCCGATCGCGACCAGGATGATCGCGACGCCCGCGGCGATCCCGACCGTCGTCGTCGCGCCGCGGTACAGCGGCGCCGCGAGCACGTGCGGCGCGAGCGCGACGAGCAGGATGAAGCCGTAGTACGTGGCGATCATCAGTGCCGTCAGCGTGAAGCTGAAACGGCGCCGCGCACGCACGAGCTGCTGGTAGTCGCGGCGCGCCGTGACCGATTCGATGAAGGAAAGCTCCATGGTGTCTCCTGCTCGCTCGTCTGGCGAGGTTGTCGTGTAGTCGATCGGCGCGCGTTCCAGCCCGCCCGCGCCGCGGCGGCACAAATCGATTCAGACCACGCGCTGCGCGCGCAGCTTCGCGACCTCGTCTGCGGACATCCCGAGCCAGCCGCCGAGTACCGCGTCCGTGTCCGCGCCGAGCACCGGCGGCGCGCCGCGCACCGGCAGCCGCGCGCCGTCGAACCGGTACGGCGGCGCCAGTACGTCGACGCCGCCCGCGACCGGGTGCGGCTGCCGCGTCACGAGCCCCGCGCGCGTCGCGCGTTCCGACTTCAGCGCTTCGTGCAGCCCGAGCACTTCGCCGCATGGAATGCCCGCGTCGGCCAGCGCCGCGAGCAACGTCGCGCGCGAGCGGCGCGCGAGTTCGCGACGAATCTCGGGCAGCAGGTCGGCGCGGTTCTCCGAGCGGCCGAGGTTGGTCTTGTAGCGTTCGTCCGCCGCGAGATCGGGCCGCTCGATCGCGTCGCAAAAACGCGCGAACTGCGTGTTGTTGCCGACCGTGATCACGAGCGGGCCGTCGGCCGCGTCGAATACGCCGTACGGCACGATCGACGGATGCGCGTTGCCGTAGCGCGGCGGGTCCTCGCCCATCAGCAGCGCGTCGAGCCCGTAGTACGCGGTGATCATCAGCCCGCAGTCGAACAGCGCCATCTCGATGCGCCGCCCGCGCCCCGTCGCATGACGTTCGTACAGCGCCGCGAGGATCGCCTGCGCCGAATACATGCCGGTGAACATGTCGACCGCCGCGACGCCGAACTTCAGCGGCGGCTGGCCGGCTTCGCCGTTCAGCGCCATCAGCCCGGCCTCGCCCTGCACGACCAGGTCGTAGCCCGGCCGCGCGGCCTCGGCGCCCGAGCGGTCGTAGCCGGAGATCGCGCAGTGCACGAGGCGCGGGTTCAGTTCGGCCAGCGCGTCGTAGCCGAGCCCGAGCTTTTCCGCGCCGCCGAACTTGAAGTTGTGAAGCACCACGTCGGCCTGCGCGGCCAGCTCGCGCGCGAGCCGCCGCCCTTCGCCGGTCTGCAGGTCGAGACAGATCGAGCGCTTGCTGCGGTTCACGCTGTTGAAGTAGGTCGTTTCGGTGTCGCCGATCCTCAAGCCCCAGTCGCGCGTGTCGTCGCCGCGCGCCGGATGCTCGACCTTGATCACTTCCGCGCCGAAATCGGCGAGCACCATCGCGCACCACGGGCCCGCGAGCACGCGGGAGAAGTCGAGCACCTTCACGCCGGCCAGCGGCAACGCGCGTGGCGTGGCGTGGTCCATCGTCGTCTCCTCCATCGTCGGCTTATTGTTTAAACAGCGGTTTCAACAGCGGTTTCGACAGCGCGATGTAGCGCGCGAGATGGTGATCCTCGTCACCGAGCTGGTGATCGATCATCACGAGGCGCTTCGCGTAGTGCGACAGCGGCAGCTCCCACGTCATCCCGATCCCGCCGTGCAGCTGGATGCTCTCCTCGGCGACGAGCGTGCCGATACGGCCGATGCTGTATTTCGCCGCGGCCAGCGCGCGTTCGCGCACCACGCGCGGCGCATCGAGCTGCGCGGCCGCGTTGATCACGGCCGAGCGCGCCTGCTCGACTTCGAGCAGCAGGTCGGCCATCCGGTGCTGCAGCGCCTGGAAGCTGCCGATCGGCAAACCGAACTGCTTGCGCGTGCGCAGGTACTCGAGCGTGTGCTCCTTCGCGACGTCCATCGCGCCGAGCGCTTCCGCCGACAGCGCGAGCAGCCCGTAGCCGAGCACGCGTTCGAGCAGCTCGGCGCCCGCTCCGGAATCCGCTTGCGGATCGCCGAGCGCCGCATCGGCCGCCAGCGCGACACGCTCGAAGCGCACTTCGGCCGCGCGGCCGCCGTCGATCTTCCGGTAGTCGCGCAGCGACACGCCCGGCGCGTCGGCCGGCACGACGAACAGGCCGATGCCGTCTTCATCGTCGTCGTTGCCGGCCGTGCGCGCGCTGACGACGAAGAACGCCGCCTGCGCGGCCTGGTCGACGACGCCCTTCGCGCCCGTGAGCACCCAGCCGTCGCCCGAGCGCTCGGCGCGCGTGCGCACGGTCGTCAGTTCGTAATGCGAGCCCGGTTCGTCGTGCGCGAACGCGGCGCTCGCGCTGCCGTCGATCAGCGCGGCGAGCCTGTCGCGATGCGCGTCGGCACCGGCCAGCGCCAGCGCGCGGCCCGCGAGCAGCGCGCCGAGGAACGGCTCGACGACGAGCCCGCGCCCGAGGCATTCGAACACCACGGCGATGTCGAAGCCCGCGCCGCCGAACCCGCCGTCGGCTTCCGCGAACAGCGCGCCGACCGTGCCGAGTTCGGCGAAGCGTTCCCACATCGTCCGGTCGAAGCCTGCCGCCGACTGCGCGATGCGATCGCGCACCGGGAACGCGTACTGTTCGGCAATGAAGCGGTTCAACGTGTCCGCCAGCATCCGGCGGTCTTCGGTATGTCGAAAGTCCATGAGCGTTCCTTACAAGCCGAGCATCATCTTCGCGATGATGTTCTTCTGGATCTCGTTCGAGCCGCCGAAGATCGACAGCTTCCGGTTGTTGAAATACTGCTGCGCGGCGCTCGCGGCTTCGTCGGGGCCGACCGGCTCGCCGTCGTAGTCGGCATCGAGCGCCTCGTCGACGAACGGCTGCGCATACGGCCCCATCGCACGCCGCATCAGCGCCGTGATCTCCTGGCGGATCTGCGTGCCGCGGATCTTCAGCATCGAGCTTTCCGCGCCCGGTGCGCCGCCGCCCGCGACCGCGGCCAGCACGCGCAGGTTCGTCGTGCGCATGTTCTCGAGTTCGATCTCGACACGCGCGATGCGCGCCGCGAAGAACGGATCGTCCGCGAGCGGCCGGCCGTTCTTCGTGACCTTCGCGGCCACCGCGCGCAGCCGGTCGAGCGCGGCCGTCGAGAAGCCGATTCCGGCGATGTTGGTGCGCTCGTACGTGAGCAGGTACTTCGCGTAGGTCCAGCCGCGGTTCTCTTCGCCGACGAGGTTCTCCGCCGGCACGCGCACGTCGGTGAAGAACACCTCGTTCACTTCGTGCTCGCCGTCGAGCGTGATGATCGGGCGCACCTCGACGCCCGGCGTGTTCATGTCGATCAGCAGGAAACTGATGCCTTCCTGCTTGCGCACGTCGGTCGCGGTGCGCACGAGGCAGAAGATCATGTTCGCGTAGTGGCCGAGCGTGGTCCACGTCTTCTGGCCGTTCACGACGTAGTGCTCGCCCTGCGCGTCGCGCCCGCGCACCGCGCTCGTCTTCACCGCCGCGAGATCGGAACCGGCGCCCGGCTCCGAGTAGCCCTGGCACCACCAGTCGGTGCCGTCGAGGATGCGCGGCAGCCAGTGGCGCTGCTGCGCGTCGTTGCCGTACTTGATCAGCACGGGGCCGAGCATGTTCACGCCGAACGGCACGATGCGCGGCGCACCCGCGAGCGCGCACTCGTTGTCGAACAGGAACTTCTGCGCGACGCTCCAGCCGGGGCCGCCGTATTCGCGCGGCCAGTGGCTCGCGAGCCAGCCGCGCGCGTTGAGGATCGCGTGCCATTCGCGCATGTCGTCGCGCGTGACATGCAGGCCGCCCTTCACCTTGCGCGCGATGCGCGCGGGCAGTTCGGCTTGCAGGAAGCGCTGCACTTCCGTGCGGAAGGCTTCCTCTTCGGGAGTGAAATTGAGGTCCATCTTCGGTCCGTGGCGAATGCGGTTGGCGTTCAGTCGAGGCGGTTCAGGCTCGCGAAATCCGCGCCGCGCGCGACGAGATCGACGAGCAGCGGCGACGGCTTCCAGAACAGCGGATCCTCCTTCGCGAACGCGCGGATATCGGCGAGCACGTTCGCGAGGCCGAGCGTGTCCGCGTAATGCATCGGGCCGCCGCGATAGCGCGGGAAACCGTAGCCGTACAGGAACACCGCGTCGACGTCGAGCGGGCGCAGCGCGATCTTCTCGTGCACGACGTTCGCGCCTTCGTTGATCATCGCGGCGAGGTAGCGGCGCAGGATCTCGTCGTCGGTGAACGTGCGCGGCGCGACGCCCTTCTTCG includes:
- a CDS encoding TlpA disulfide reductase family protein is translated as MNSTPPTQGRRASPMRYVAAVVVVAAIAVAGFFAFNGKSTVPDATFTLLSGQKVSTAGDLKGKVYLVNFWATSCATCMQEMPQMVDTYNRFKGQGLEFVAVAMNYDPPMYVANYAQTRQLPFKVALDDGSVAKQFGNVQLTPTTFVVDKDGKILKRYVGAPQFAELDALLKKALDSNAA
- a CDS encoding sigma-54-dependent transcriptional regulator, encoding MANRLQVIYIEDDALVRRASVQSLQLAGFDVAGFESAEAAEKAIVADTAGAIVSDIRLPGASGLDVLAQCRERVPDVPVILVTGHGDISMAVQAMRDGAYDFIEKPFAAERLIETVRRALERRELVLENHALRRELAGQNVVAPRIIGRSPAIEQVRKLIANVAPTDASVLINGDTGAGKELIARSLHELSPRRDKPFIAVNCGALPEPMFESEMFGYEPGAFTGAAKRRVGKLEYASGGTLFLDEIESMPLALQVKLLRVLQDGVLERLGSNQPIRVNCRVVAAAKGDMSELVAAGTFRRDLLYRLNVVTIALPPLAERREDIVPLFEHFMLDAAVRYARPAPVLTDRQRASLMQRDWPGNVRELRNAADRFVLGVADMSQETGANGSDVDNEQTLKERIEQFERAVIAEALNQTGGAVAATADRLHVGKATLYEKMKRYGLSAKGETDR
- a CDS encoding YifB family Mg chelatase-like AAA ATPase, which produces MSLAVVRSRAPASGRAPDVTVEVHLANGLPSFSIVGLPDLEVRESRERVRAALQNCGFEFPVRRITVNLAPADLPKESGRFDLPIALGILAANGQIPADALAGREFAGELSLTGALRPMRGAFAMACGVARDRHVEGGALAEPSRDPELYLPLASAAEAALVPGVTVFGAPDLPALCAHLAGAPDGRLAPVCAPQLDARPASAAPDLADVVGQRGARRALEVAAAGGHHMLMVGPPGAGKSMLAARLPGLLPPLTDDEALTSAALLSASRLGFSPAQWRQRPFRTPHHSSSAAALVGGRNPPQPGEITLAHLGVLFLDELPEFDRHVLEMLREPLEAGRITISRAAQQADFPAACQLIAAMNPCPCGWHGDPSGRCRCTPDVAARYLRKLSGPLVDRIDIQIDLPALSPAELASRATAPGEPSAAVAARVAHARALQLDRQGKTNHMLSGRETDDLCRPTDEGERLLREAGERFGWSARAYYRVLKVARTIADLAGDPLPTAAQIAEAIRYRRALTAL
- a CDS encoding sensor histidine kinase — encoded protein: MKEQAAASPAGGAARGGQGGQVEAYDTIGDPHRQEASTVTRRLLILVVLAAALAAACTLTWTITWRRGVAELQRNAAVRVDRTTNALKSTLDRYESLPYLLGSHPYVQDLLAEPKRADYTARVNRYLEDLNEHAHATVTYVIGADGLCVAASNWRAPDSFVGIEYRFRPYFLDAMNGQVGRFFGIGTISRDPGYYISQPVWRDGRIAGVVVVKLNLEWFQGADASEPLVVADDHGVVFLSSVPAWKYHTLRPLTGPVAASIYETRQYAQQPVTPLPLRIEQVLGPDAEIVRLGAGLRAPRYLATKRRIGEPDWLLVTLAPIAPVDADARNATIVTGFGFVSVALLAFYWRMRRARVREMIRGRALLQQAYAELNRRVEERTADLSEANEQLQKEVGDRIRAEQELRAAHDELIQASKLAALGQMAAGITHELNQPLAALRSFSDNTRVLLDRGEQAAARENLEAIAALTERMGKITNQLKLFVGRAKPRNEQALVVRALRSVLSLLDERLRGVELVLTLRDDAVSPVRDAPLDLANDHPELVARCEDLRLEQVLINLLGNALDAVAAGGAPRTAAPRIEVTIAVSAATLAVEVRDNGSGIAPDLLPRLFEPFFTTKEMGRGLGLGLAISSSIASDAGGALTARNAPSGGALFVLTLRRARTHHPDSVSEPAGSR